TTCCTACTCTCAGGGTGTTTACATTTTGTTGGTGTTAATAAATATGTTACAAATTAATTATGACAAATTTGGACACATAATTTGCTTGGAGAGAATAAAACAGCTTCCTGGGGAAGAGAATGAAAGTTCATTAAATATTGGAGAGATAGTTCAGGGTGGTACTTTGATGTTTGGTGTCAAACGAACTGATCAAGTTGAAAGAATGGCTAGAATGGGCAGTAccaaggagaaaggggaagaggaattCATTATGTGTTGGGTATGATCAATGGTGCCACAATTTTCAGTTGAAAAGAGGAAGGAGTAGGGCTTTAATGGTGTCCTTTAGTGTCTTCCCTGGTGCGTATACAAGAATGGGATGAGAAGCCCAGTCCTTTCTGAGTTTGAGAACCTTGCGTTTGTTGGGGTCTGACTTCAGTGTGCTTTCTCAGGTGCCATTCCAGAGCTCTCACCTTTAGATCCTacaatagaaaatgtatttcagaCTCAAATTCAACCAGCAGTGAAAAACCAATCACTGACTCATATGCATGACAAAGGTGAGTGCACAAAGTCTGAGTGTGAGGATCCTAGAGCCAGGAGACTCTAAACCATGTCAAATTCCAAGGAGGATGGCCTTGCCATCGAGGTCAGCCCTGGATGGAGGCTATGCCCCGTATAGTAAGTGTCCTGCTGATGAAGAATTAAGGCTTCTCTCAAGAAATGGAATTATCACACATGGGATATTCTAAATCTGATGTGATGACTGAGTGTGCTCTGAGTTAGCCTAGGATGGGTACATCctacaacagggaaaagaattCTAATAATTACAGTTTGTTGAAAATCTATTCATTGTTCCATTATGTTCCTTGTCTTTGAAGGCTTtctgaaggagggaagaatatcATCAATTAGGCATGtatattataatttacatatctaGTGAAGTTCTGCATATTTATAAGGCATAGAGAACATATGGAACAATGTGTTCCCAAACagacaactttatttatttatttatttatttatttatttatttatttaatcgtttggattttttttcatttatttattatttatttatttatttattttttgagagacagagtgtcagtgtgggaggggcagagtgagaaagagacacagaatctgaatcaggcttcagtctccaggctgtcagcacagagcactacacgggcttgaactcacaaaccgtaagatcatcacctgagctgaggttggacacttaaccaactagccaccctggcacccccagaCAACTATCTTTAAGGTGTGAAATTTGAGACTCTCTTAGTCCAAGAATATTGGAGATTTTCGGGTTGAATGGAATGAGAATATTGCGATAAtacattgaattattttataacttctaAATGGCACACCAACATTTGAATACGGTTTTGttctaatgcattttttaattggacaaaTACTGACGGAATTCAAATTATGTGTGAGGCTGTAGTTTCTCTGGAAAGAAGGGTGCACAgaataagagacttttttttctgccattatGCATCTGTATTCAGAAACCTGAATGGAAAGGTACTAGACATAATGCAGTAGAGCTAGAAAACTTTTTCAATAGGTCAGGAGTATTGTGACAAGAAAGAGGGTGTTAGAAAAGCAAAGTGTGTATTCTAGGGATTTTGTGCATCAGAGCTTATAGTTGTGAATTTCAAGAATGGTAGACAAGTAGCGAAAATTAAGCTACAGAACAATTGTAGTGGGCATATTTTCCTTAAACTTCTTGTAAAGGATGAATCACAGCAGAGGGATCACATACCCCAGTCTAAAAGTAGTAGGAAATACTGTCAACCGAAGGAAAAATGTCTACTAAGGAAAGatcacaggaaaggaaatcaaCAGTTTTATGAAATTCCCGGTTAAAAGCATTCAGGAAAAGACTGGATGTCCCACATTTCTTTGATGGGAAATTTTAGTGAGGAGTAGAAGGAATGATTCTCCTGGGTTTGTACTCCCTTGCAACTTGCATTTTTTAGTTGTCACAGTCAAAAGTAATCCAAATTTTGGATTCTGCCAGATTCATAAAATGGTGATTGATGTAAAGCATAGACAACCAAGAAGAGCAGAAATATCCCAAGAAACAACcatacaaacaaaaagcagagacacctccatttcttccttccttccttccttccttccttccttccttccttccttccttccttcctttttgactTCATTTCTGGTAATGGAATGATTCCATAAAgggtttattaagaaaaaaaggaagtatttggAATTAGACACCAATAAAGAGAGAATATAGAGATGTGAGATTCAAACCAAGGTTTCTAGATCTCAACACTATTGGCATTGTACAGAGGAAGTTCCAGTGTTGTTGGGCTTTGTTCTGCTGGCTGGAATTAGCATCTTCCCTCGTTTATCACACATGGAGCTACTAGGTATCTGCAGTAGGTATGTGGGTGTGAGCAGGCAGGCAAAAATTTACAATGATTCCAGAAAGGAGATGGGAGTTATTTCCTTCCCTATGGGGACAGGTAGATAGTttaggaaagaggagagatcaagagGACAAAATTTTCCTAAATGTCCCTCAACCATGAACATAAGGTAAATTAAATGACAACAAGTTGTGAAGGTGGGTACCAGTTTTACGTATGGCCCATGATTCTGGTGAGAGAATTCTTTGGCAGAGCAAATTAAAATGCTGTTCTTTAAATATAAGTGGAGACTCCAACAGAATGAAGTCACATTTCCCAAGACATTTATTGATTGTTGACAGTGAGTGGCATACCAGAAGTGCTTACATATTTGTTGGGTATGTCAGGGGATGAATGGTATGTTCTGCCAATTACTGACGGTATATAAAGGTCCAAGGCTAGTGGAAGACACTCAGTTCACCACATCCTCTCACACCCACGTGAATTCTCTTCTCTTGACAAGATGTGTTGCAACTACGGCAACTCCTGTGGCTATGGCTGTGGCTATGGCTACGACTGTGGCTATGGCCCCTATTACAGCTGGAGTTATGGACCTGGCTATGGATGTGGATATGGCTCCCGGTATGGCTGTGGCTCTGGTTGTGGATATGGCTGGGGATATGGCTCCTGCTGTGGCTACGGCCCCAGATATGGCTGTGGTTGTGGCTATGGCTCCGGCTGCTATGGTTACCGGCCATTTTGCTATAGAAGATGTTATTCTTCTTGCTGCTAGAACATCACCCCATTGTCCCCTAAATAAGACACATCTAATGAGAGGGCTGAATCAAGGATTCATACCTCACATTTTCTATATCCACAAAATTGCATGCTTCACAGAGGCTCTCACTTCCAAGCAACATTTCTAGAATGGCATCTTGTGCCTCAAGGCTGTGTGGTATCATCTGACTGTTTTCTAAATGTTGGTGTTTATTCCCTTACTCTGGATTCTGTCATCTGACTGTGGCAACAAGCCTAACACCCCACAGTTGGGCAAATTCctt
This genomic stretch from Acinonyx jubatus isolate Ajub_Pintada_27869175 chromosome C2, VMU_Ajub_asm_v1.0, whole genome shotgun sequence harbors:
- the LOC128315044 gene encoding keratin-associated protein 6-2-like — translated: MCCNYGNSCGYGCGYGYDCGYGPYYSWSYGPGYGCGYGSRYGCGSGCGYGWGYGSCCGYGPRYGCGCGYGSGCYGYRPFCYRRCYSSCC